In Crinalium epipsammum PCC 9333, the following are encoded in one genomic region:
- a CDS encoding glycosyltransferase family 4 protein: MHIAWLGKKTPFCGNVTYSREVTNALSKRGHQVSFLHFALAEQEGEIWPGCSEVSLPFLYKSQVYTIPTLKARKILVRSLKKRKPDLVHASLTLSPLDFLLPEICDELNLPLVATFHTPFDGKIRNLKSGTQLLSYQLYAPFLAKYDQVIIFSQVQRELLKKLGVEKERVTVIPNGVDAQKYCPAPANSPVFHQLRAEFNAEHIFVYQGRIATEKNVEALLRAWKQADMGMGCKLLIVGDGPLKPSLEQFYGEEQGIIWLGAITDENRRIEILQGADVFILPSLVEGLSLSLLEAMACGAACVATDAGADGEVLEKEAGVVLNTQGVAGQLRTLLPQLRDHQVWRKILAENARKRIEQRYTLDDNIDAVEKLYLNLLKLPKPIATGVA; this comes from the coding sequence ATGCATATCGCCTGGCTTGGAAAAAAAACACCATTTTGTGGCAACGTCACCTACAGCCGAGAAGTGACCAATGCGTTATCAAAGCGAGGTCATCAGGTTAGTTTTCTTCACTTTGCACTTGCAGAGCAAGAGGGAGAAATTTGGCCAGGTTGTAGTGAAGTGTCTTTACCTTTTCTATACAAATCGCAGGTTTACACAATTCCGACGCTAAAAGCGAGGAAAATATTAGTGCGATCGCTCAAGAAGCGTAAGCCTGATTTAGTACACGCTTCCTTGACTTTATCGCCCCTCGACTTCCTGCTGCCAGAAATTTGTGATGAACTAAATTTACCCCTGGTTGCCACGTTCCACACTCCCTTTGATGGCAAAATTCGCAATCTGAAATCAGGAACTCAACTTCTCAGCTACCAGCTTTACGCGCCTTTTCTCGCCAAATACGACCAAGTAATTATTTTTTCGCAAGTGCAGCGAGAATTATTAAAAAAACTTGGTGTTGAAAAAGAAAGGGTAACTGTCATTCCTAATGGAGTAGATGCCCAAAAATATTGTCCTGCACCCGCTAATTCTCCCGTTTTTCATCAACTCAGGGCAGAATTTAACGCTGAACATATTTTTGTTTACCAAGGTCGCATCGCTACAGAGAAAAATGTCGAGGCGTTGCTGCGGGCTTGGAAACAAGCCGATATGGGTATGGGATGTAAGTTACTGATTGTTGGCGATGGCCCATTAAAGCCTTCTTTAGAACAGTTTTATGGTGAGGAACAGGGAATTATTTGGCTAGGAGCTATAACCGATGAGAATCGGCGGATTGAAATCCTCCAAGGAGCAGATGTTTTTATTCTTCCGTCTTTAGTAGAGGGATTATCTTTATCTCTACTCGAAGCAATGGCCTGTGGTGCTGCTTGTGTAGCTACTGATGCTGGCGCTGATGGGGAAGTTTTGGAAAAAGAGGCGGGAGTAGTTTTGAATACTCAAGGCGTTGCTGGACAGTTAAGAACTTTACTGCCTCAACTGCGAGACCATCAGGTATGGAGAAAGATACTAGCAGAAAATGCCAGAAAGCGCATCGAGCAACGCTATACCTTAGATGACAATATTGATGCTGTGGAAAAACTCTACTTAAACTTGTTGAAATTGCCCAAACCAATAGCTACAGGTGTAGCTTAG
- the secG gene encoding preprotein translocase subunit SecG: MTLVNIIQTIWVISALGLSILVLLHSPKGDGIGGIGGQAQLFTSAKSAETALNRITWTFCVVFLGLTVVLSAGWLNR, translated from the coding sequence ATGACCCTTGTTAACATCATCCAAACTATCTGGGTAATATCCGCATTAGGTTTAAGTATTTTAGTTTTACTACACAGTCCCAAAGGAGATGGAATCGGTGGTATTGGTGGACAAGCGCAGTTATTTACTAGCGCCAAAAGTGCTGAAACCGCTCTTAATCGTATTACATGGACTTTCTGCGTGGTTTTTCTTGGTTTAACTGTAGTTTTAAGTGCAGGTTGGTTAAATCGCTAG
- the gpmI gene encoding 2,3-bisphosphoglycerate-independent phosphoglycerate mutase, with translation MAQAPVSPVVLVILDGWGYREETDGNAIAAAKTPVMDSLWAVYPRTLIHTSGKAVGLPEGQMGNSEVGHLNIGAGRVVPQELVRISDAVEDRTLLSNPALVQVCQDVKVKGSKLHLIGLCSEGGVHSHIDHLLGLLDLAQSQGITEVCIHVITDGRDTNPKDGVEAVKKIQNHIDKLGIGRIVTISGRYYAMDRDKRWDRVQRAYDVMTQDHPENHQSALEVLQDSYESGITDEFVMPTRIAPGAVEAGDGVIFYNFRPDRSRQLSYAFVEPTFNGFERTQIQPLSFATFTQYDPSLPVLVAFEPQNLSNILGEVVAKHNLRQFRTSETEKYAHVTYFFNGGLEQPFPGEDRELVPSPMVATYDKAPAMSAAALTDVAIAGIEKRIYSLVVINYANPDMVGHTGKMEQTVTAIETVDRCLGALIESINKAGGTAIIIADHGNAEYMWDEQGNPWTAHTTNPVPFILVEGEGLKIPGYGTDVVLRSDGRLSDIAPTILEILKLPQPPEMTGNSMFMPVNLEVRANRTPVRLSL, from the coding sequence ATGGCGCAAGCACCTGTCTCTCCTGTGGTGCTAGTCATCTTAGACGGCTGGGGCTATCGTGAAGAAACCGATGGAAATGCCATTGCCGCCGCCAAAACTCCCGTGATGGATAGCCTTTGGGCAGTCTATCCACGCACCCTCATTCATACCTCCGGTAAAGCTGTTGGGCTACCAGAGGGTCAAATGGGTAACTCAGAAGTGGGTCATCTCAACATCGGCGCAGGGCGAGTAGTTCCCCAAGAATTAGTTAGGATCTCAGACGCGGTAGAAGATAGAACGCTGCTGAGTAATCCTGCCTTAGTTCAAGTGTGCCAAGACGTTAAAGTAAAAGGCAGTAAGCTTCATTTAATTGGTCTTTGCTCCGAAGGCGGGGTACATTCTCATATAGACCACCTACTAGGTTTACTAGATTTAGCCCAAAGTCAAGGAATTACAGAAGTTTGTATCCATGTAATTACTGATGGTCGCGACACTAATCCTAAAGATGGTGTTGAGGCAGTTAAGAAGATTCAAAACCACATCGACAAGTTGGGAATCGGGCGAATTGTCACAATTAGCGGTCGTTATTATGCGATGGATCGAGATAAGCGGTGGGATCGCGTTCAACGCGCCTACGATGTGATGACGCAAGATCATCCAGAAAATCATCAATCAGCGTTAGAAGTATTACAAGATTCTTACGAGTCAGGCATTACAGATGAGTTTGTGATGCCCACTCGCATTGCTCCTGGGGCTGTAGAAGCTGGAGATGGAGTAATATTCTATAACTTCCGTCCTGACCGCTCAAGACAACTAAGCTATGCCTTTGTTGAGCCTACATTTAACGGATTTGAGCGTACTCAAATTCAACCCCTCAGCTTTGCAACGTTTACTCAGTATGATCCCAGCTTGCCAGTTTTAGTGGCTTTTGAGCCTCAAAACCTGAGTAACATTTTAGGGGAAGTAGTTGCCAAGCATAATTTAAGGCAATTTCGCACTTCAGAAACAGAGAAATACGCTCACGTTACATATTTCTTCAACGGGGGTCTTGAGCAGCCTTTCCCAGGAGAAGACCGCGAATTGGTTCCAAGTCCAATGGTGGCGACTTATGACAAAGCCCCAGCGATGTCAGCAGCAGCACTTACAGATGTTGCGATCGCGGGAATTGAAAAACGCATTTACTCCTTAGTGGTGATCAATTACGCCAACCCTGATATGGTGGGTCATACGGGCAAGATGGAACAAACAGTTACAGCAATTGAAACTGTAGACCGCTGTTTGGGAGCGTTGATCGAAAGTATCAATAAAGCTGGTGGTACAGCGATCATCATTGCTGATCACGGTAATGCTGAATATATGTGGGATGAACAGGGTAACCCTTGGACAGCCCATACAACGAATCCAGTACCCTTTATTTTAGTGGAAGGGGAAGGATTAAAAATACCTGGATATGGTACAGATGTAGTTTTAAGAAGCGATGGTCGTCTGTCAGACATTGCACCAACGATTCTGGAAATTTTAAAACTGCCACAACCGCCAGAAATGACGGGAAATTCCATGTTTATGCCAGTTAACCTAGAAGTCCGAGCTAATCGAACTCCGGTGCGACTTTCTTTATAA
- a CDS encoding matrixin family metalloprotease, translating into MVKSLGKLKTRCKKVKVRRLLSQIFLLPFYWLFNNFWQRRLLLAWGLSICSCLFVIFTNIDFASASLDNNPALPSLKAHPLPTQLAKWQDVNNFGDYFSEIKPTKLGYLVWSEFPVKVYIERPTETDNTSASLRRFEQWVEAALKAVQEWNNYLPLVVVEQRENADIIFLRSRPPLKPSINPNTGELQLPRARSAQTNYEFYLKKSVSNSPVLSHKFTILISPDPALAQIQSAACHELGHALGIWGHSSLETDVMYFSQVRNPPPISARDINTLKRIYQQPTRLGWFIKTK; encoded by the coding sequence TTGGTTAAATCGCTAGGTAAATTAAAAACAAGGTGTAAAAAGGTAAAGGTAAGGCGGTTATTATCCCAGATTTTTCTTTTACCTTTTTACTGGTTATTTAATAATTTTTGGCAGCGACGATTACTGTTAGCATGGGGCTTAAGTATTTGCTCATGCTTATTCGTTATTTTTACAAATATTGATTTTGCCAGTGCTAGTTTAGATAACAACCCTGCTTTACCAAGTTTAAAAGCTCATCCTTTACCTACTCAACTGGCAAAATGGCAGGATGTTAATAATTTTGGGGATTATTTTTCTGAAATTAAGCCGACTAAATTGGGATATTTAGTTTGGTCGGAATTTCCTGTTAAGGTTTATATTGAAAGACCAACCGAAACCGACAATACATCTGCAAGTTTGCGACGTTTTGAGCAATGGGTTGAAGCTGCATTAAAAGCTGTGCAAGAATGGAATAATTATTTACCTTTGGTAGTAGTAGAGCAGCGTGAAAATGCGGATATAATCTTTTTGCGATCGCGCCCTCCCTTAAAACCTTCTATTAACCCCAATACAGGTGAGTTACAACTACCTCGCGCTCGATCTGCTCAAACCAATTATGAGTTTTATCTTAAAAAATCAGTATCTAATTCTCCTGTGCTATCGCACAAATTTACTATTCTCATTAGTCCAGATCCAGCATTAGCACAAATTCAATCTGCGGCTTGCCATGAATTAGGTCATGCTTTAGGAATTTGGGGGCATAGTTCCTTAGAAACAGATGTAATGTACTTTTCCCAAGTTCGTAATCCTCCCCCTATTTCCGCTAGAGATATTAATACATTGAAACGAATTTATCAGCAACCAACGCGACTGGGATGGTTTATAAAAACTAAATAA